CGCTTATTGGTAAAGCACATAGCAATCACATACACTCGGACAGCAAAAAGCGCCGCTCTTTTCTCACTCTGCTTTTTGCTGCCGGTACTGTGAAGCGTTAGGTGACCCCTGGACGGAGGTGTCCGGCAATGCCGCGTCAGGACTCACCTCGTACTGCGGACCGGACTACGTGGAGTCACGGGTGGTTCTACCACGCCTTCTATGATGGACCGCTGGGGGAGGCACGGCGTGTTGTCGTCGATCTTGTGCCGGAGGGAGCGCGTGTACTTGACATCGCTAGCGGGACCGGTGTCTTGTGCCGCGATCTCCGTGCGGCAAAGCCGTGCAGGGTTGTCGGCGTGGAGCTATCTCGCAAGATGCTCCGTTTCGCGGAGGCTCACAAGGGGTTCGATGACATCCGGTTCACCTACGGTGATGCCACATGCCTTGATGATTCCGGACTGGGGAAGTTCGACTATGCGACAATGCTCTTTCTCCTGCACGAGCTTCCCGCCCCACAGCGCGTTCTAGCGCTTGCGGAAGCGTTGCGGCTGGCAGAGCATGTTGTGGTGGTCGATTCCCACGTTCCGTTTCCGCGGAACGCGCATGCTGCCGTCCTGCACCTCGTTGAGTCGCTGAGCGGGGCAGAGCATCACAGGTGCTTCATGGACTACTTGGCGCGTGGCGGAATCATGGGGGTCGTGTCTGAACTGGGCAGTCAGGTGTCGGTGACTCACAAGACGACGTTCTGGCATGGGTGCCGCGACGCCGTGGTCCTTGCGCGACAGGGGGCCTGAAGGAGTGGAGGGGCCACCTAACTCTTATAAGGCCCCCGGGGCGCAAGGCAAAAAATCCTCTTGGGTCACCGTCTTTTAAGAGAGGCGACGATGGAGTCCGTTCACTCTCGACGTCCTGACTTCGCTTCCAAGTGGGTGCGGAGATCGGGCTCCGCACCAAACACTTATCGAGGATCTTCACCGAGCGCTCGTCCGGTCAGAGACCGGGCGCGATCGGCGGTGCGAGCCGGGATCGACTCGCGTCCTAGAAGCTCGTTCGTGCCCTCATGCCGTCCCATTCAAGAGTCGGGCTGGAATTCTGGGAATTCTGTGGAATTCTGGAATTCTTGAATTCTTGAATTCTGGGGACACAATACGGAATTCTGCGAATTCTGGGGACACAATACGGAATATTTTGAACTCCAGTATCACGGACATGCATGTCTCCGGATTGTTCCGCCGCCCCTGGTGAACCCCACAAAGCCACTCCAGATACAAACCCCCAAAGAAACGGGGTAATTCCGTATTGTGTCCCCAGAATTACCCGTATTGTGTCCCCAGAATTAAAAAAATCGTGACTGTACCCGTTTATTCGCCGGAGTCGTTCTCTCCCCGTCAGGTGGTACAATAAACGGCTTCGGGATGCACACGGCGATGGTGGGGCATTGTGAACAGAATGGACAAGAGCACCGTGACGGCCACAAACGGATACAAGAGGATCGTTCGACTCATCTGGATCTTTTCCTGTGCCATCGGGCTTACGGGCGCCGGAGCGGAGATGTCGGCGGCGGGGGGATGCACCTCCTTTTGTCTCTGCGGGGATGGGCGGGCGATCGTCGGCAAGAATCTGGACTGGTCGATCGAGGAGGGCGTCTTATGTCTGAATCCCCGAGGTCTGCATAAAAAGGCGTTTGTGGATTCGACGGAGAGGGCGCTCGAGTGGGTCTCCACCTACGCGAGCGTCTCCTTCAATCAACTGGGACGCGAGTTCCCTCTGGGAGGGATGAACGAGGCGGGGCTCGTGGTCGAGGAACTGGCGTACTGGCCGAGTCGCTTCCCGCCGCCGGACGAACGGCCGGTCGTCAATGAACTGCAGTGGATTCAGTACCAGCTGGACGCGCACGCCTCGGTGGCGGAGGTCATCGAGCGCGGACCGGACGTCTCTCCGCGCCCCCTCTTGTTCGGACTGCATTACTTCGTCGCGGACGCTTCCGGCGACGCGGCGGTCATCGAGTTCCTGAACGGGAAACGAATCGTTCACCACGGTTCCGGCCTGCCGATCCCCGTGCTGACCAACGACACGTACAAAAACTCCGTACGTTATCTTTCCAACTTTACGGGATTCGGCGGGACACTCTCCGTGAGTGACGGGCACGAGTCACCGGAACGCTTCGTGCGGGCCGCGACGATGCTGCGGGAGTTCGAGCGCGGGCGGTCATCGACCGATCCGGTCCCCCATGCGTTCGCCATCCTGGCCTCGACGGCTCAGGAAGACACCCAGTGGAGCATCGTCTACGACGCCGGAGAGAGAACGGTGCGTTTCAGGACCGCGAGCGTTCCGGCCGAGAGGATCGTCCGCCTCGCGGCGCTCGATCCGGAATGCGACGGCCCGATCCTCGCGTTGGACCTGAGCGATCCTCGGGATGGGGACATAGGGGAGTATCTCGCGCCGTGGAGCCCGGAGGATCAGGAGCGGCTGGTCTCGGGAGTGCTCGCACGGCTCGCCGGAGAGAGGATCGTCGAAGATCGCTTGAGGGAGCGCTTTCAGAAGGCGTTGGTGAGGTACGGGAGCGTTGTCCCGCGATGCGAAGGGGTCCGATAGGGCCCATAGAGACGGAGTTCCATTCCGTTCGTTTCGAAGTGTTCTGTATAATGGCGGGCTTTTCCTTTCGGCAACGCACCGAAGGGAGCTGCCTCCCCGGCTGTTTTGCCGGAACGGGATTGTCGTGTCGGGGAAAACCGGAGTGACAATGACTCGACTCGTGAGCCGATTGCTTCTTCTGCTGGGGATCCTGGCCGCACTTTTGTTCCTCCCGGCCGGCAGATGGGATTGGCCGCAAGCCTGGGTATTTCTCCTTTCCCTCGGGGTGGTTTTCCTTCTCTACGCACTTTGGGGGACCTATAAGGATCCGGAACAGCTGCGAGAAAGAAGCCGGATAGCCCGGAATGTGAAACGCTGGGACAAGATTATTCTGGCCGTATACACCGCACTTTTACCGCCTGTATTTATTCTCGCGGGATTCGATGCGGGCCGTTTCCGATGGTCGAAGGTCCCTTTCGGCGTGCAGGTGTCGGCTTGGGCGGGACTACTCGTTTGCGTAGCGCTGATCTTCTGGACGGTGACGACGAACACCTACTTGTCCCGCCTGGCCCGCATCCAAGAAGAACGGGGACAAGTAGTGGTCACCTCGGGACCGTACCGGTATATACGCCATCCGATGTATTTGGGGATTTTGATATTTTTTCTTTGTCTGGGTCCGGCGCTGGGTTCCTGGTACACGTTGATACCGGGCCTGGCGATCGATGTTTTATTTGTCGTGAGAACGGCGAAGGAAGACGAGATGCTGCGAGAAGAGCTGGTCGGTTATGAAGACTATGCCCGGCGCGTGAGCTATCGGCTGATACCGGGAGTCTGGTAAGACGGAGAGGAGTAGGATGGCGCGCCCCGAAAAGGCGTTTCAAAAGATCGGTTTTTCGCCCTACATTCTTTCACCATTCCACTCGGGCGGCCCACTTCGATATTCATAGAGGCGATCAGGAAAGGAGCAAAGGACATGAACAAGCCGTCCGTGGTGATTCCGACGGTCATCATCGTGAACGCCTGCGTCTGGGGCCTGGCAATGGTGATGACGTCGCACAGACTCAGCGGTACCGGCGCGTATCAGGAGATCCAGCATATCCTCGCCGGCGGGGCGGCGGCTTCTTTGCTCGTGGTGGGCGGCGGATTGGGCGGTTTGGCGAAGACGATGAAGGGGAAAGAAAAGGAAGATACACGCGCCTAGAAGTGGAGAGAAAACGAAGCGAGAAGCCGAGAAGGATCCCCTCTCCCGTATATGGGAGGGGGGATTCATAATAGATAGTGATCCCGATCGCGATTGGGATTATTGCGGCGGTACGCGTGCGTGAACGGAAGAGGGCGGGATCAGCCCTCCCCCGCGAAGTGATCGAAGCCGGAGTCGATCAAAGGTTCGCCGTCGCCGCGGCGGTCGACGAGGAGGATCCCATCCTCGGCCGCCGCGGCGGCGCCGATGCGGGTGGGGACGGGAAGGCCGGCCTCGTCGAAGGCGGCGTAGACTTCCTCCTCGCGCCCCGGATCGAGCGTGAAGAGTAGTTCGAACTCCTCGCCTCCGTGGAGGGCGAAAAGCTCGCCGGGAACCTGGAGCGCCTCGGCGACGGCGAGCGCGGAGGGGAGCACGGGCAGCTCCTCCCGCTCGACCCGGAAGCCGACGCGGCTCTCCTCGGCGAGGTGGGCGACATCCGCCGAGAGGCCGTCGCTGATGTCGATCGCCGACGACGCGCCGAGCCGTGTCGCGAGAAGGCGCCCCTCCGCGATCCGCGCCTCGGGATGAAGGAAACGGAACATCGCCTCGCGGAACGCCTCCTCGGTGGATCTCTCCGGCGCCTCCCGGAGGAGAAGAATCGCCGCCGCCGGGCCTCCGAGCCTCCCGGTCACATAGAGGTCGTCCCCCTCCGCGGCGCCGGAGCGGGTGAGCACACTCTCTCCGCACGGCTCGCCGACGGCGGTGAGCGACACGCACAGATCGCTCATCGCCCGGACCGTGTCCCCTCCCACCAGGTCGCAGTCGTAGCGCTCGCATCCGCGCTTCAACCCCTCGTAGATCGAATGGATCCTGTGCGCCGGCGTCTCGGAAGGCGCGGCGAGGGCGACCGTCAACCAGCGGGGGACGCACCCCATCGCGGCGCAGTCGCTCACCGTCGCGGTGACCATCTTCTCCCCGAGCTGGTCGGGGGCGATGTGATCCACGCGGAAGTGCACCCACTCGGAGAAGGCGTCGGTGGTGATCACCAGCGTCGGCGAACCGGTCCGCAGGACCGCCGCGTCGTCGCCGATGCCGAGGAGGGTCCTCTCGCTCGTCTCCGCGAAGAGTTCGCGGAACGACGCGATCAGCCCGCGCTCGCTGAATTCCGCGGCGTTCATCGCTCGAGCCCCGCCTTTTTCTCCAGGGGATGCAGGGTCGCCGGAAGCGCCTCGACGAGGTCGCCGGCGATCATCCCCGCCTCCCCCTTCCGGCCCGCGGCGAGGTCGCCGGCGCGGCCGTGCAGCCAGACCCCGAGACGCGCCGCGTCCGCCGCGCCGAGCCCCGTCCCCAAAAGGGCGGCGACGATGCCGGTCAGCACGTCGCCGGAGCCGGCGGTCGCCATCCCCGGATTTCCGGTCGTGTTCAGCGACACGTACCCCTCCGGATCGGCGACGAGCGTCGGGTTCCCCTTGAGCACTAAAATCGCCCCCACCCTCTCCGCCCAGCGGCGGACGAAGCCGATCCGGTCCTCGACGATGGCCTCCCGCGTCGCGCCGGTCATCGCTTCCAGCTCGCCGAGGTGCGGCGTCAGAATCACCTTCGCCCGGGAGGCGCGCATGCGGTCCTCCTTGCCGGCGAGGGTGCGCAGCGCGTCGGCGTCGAAGACCACCGGCCCCTCCCAACGGGCGAGCACCTCGTCGACGAAGGCCTCCTGATCGCCGCCGCGGCCGAAACCGGGGCCGACGGCGAGGGTGTCGAAGCGCCCCGGATCGTCCAGGAAGATCCGGGCGCCCTCGCCGGTGTGCGTCCCCTCGCGGTCCGCCAGAGGGAGGGTCATCAGCTCCATCACCCTTGCCGCATAAAGGGATTGAAGCGACGAGGGGACGCCGAGCGTCACCAGCCCGGCGCCGGAGCGGAGCGCCGCTCGACCCGCCAGAAGAGGCGCGCCGGTCAGACAGGGGGAACCGCCCGCGATCAGAATCCGGCCGAAGTTCCCCTTGTGGGCGTCCCGCCGCCGGAGCCGGATGAGCGGGGAGGCGCTCTCCTCGTCGAAGAGAAAGGTCTTGGGGCCGACACGCGCGAGCGCGTCGGCGGGGATGCCGATCGGCACGGTGACGATCCGCCCGGCGTACTCTCGGCCCGGATAGAGGTAGAGCCCCTGCTTGGGACGGCAGAGAGTGACGGTCCAGTCCGCTCGCACCACGTCCCCCTCGACCGCGCCGTTCGCGCCGTTCACGCCGGAGGGGACGTCGAGCGCGACGATCATACCGGGCCACCGGTGGGTGAGGCGGATCGCCTCGGCGACGCGGCCCCGCGGCGCGCCGGCGAAACCGGTGCCGAGGAGCGCGTCCACCAGAAGATCCGCTCCGGCGATGCGCTCCGCGGCGAAGCTGTCCCGGGAATCGTCGGGAAGTTCGTGGAGCGGCACGGGAAGATCGCGAAGGAGGGCGTAGTTGACCGCCGCGTCCCCACGGAGGTCCTCGCCTCGACAGAAGAGGATCACCTCCGCTTCCTGGCCGCGGGAGGAGAGCCACCGCGCGACCACCATGCCGTCGCCGCCGTTGTTCCCCTTGCCGCAGAGGACCACGACGCGCCCCTGCGTCATGCCCACCCGCTCACGGATCGCCCGGCCCACCGCGGAGCCGGCGCACTCCATGAGGTCCAGGCTCGGGATCCCCATCTCCTCGATGGCGACCCGGTCCGTTTCGCGCATCTCCTCGGGAGAGAGAATTTCCACCGATCACCTCTTGATGGTTCGTGTAAAAAGAAAAAGGGAAGAGAAGCGCCGCGGCCGCTCTTCCCTTCCCCATCCGCAGCAGGGCGGGCTACTTGATCGATTGCCCGAGGCGGCGCCCCAGACTGATCTCCCCGTTGTCGATGCGGATGTTGTAACCGCAGTCCGGGTTGGAACACACCCACGCCTTGAACTGGATCGTCGCTCCGTCCCGCCCGTAGTCGGAAAGCGGCAAAAGCACGCCTTTGTCGCACTGCTTACAGGACGGAAAGCTCGTCGGCATCACTCCATCTCCTCCCATCACGACCTAGCCACCCCCTCGGGCAACTCGGGATCCCACCGGTCCGCGACGCCTCCTCCGCCGGGCGAAAAACCGACGCTCGGGCGGGCGCGGTGGAGCCGGTCCGTTCCCCCGGGAATGGGCTCCCGGGAAGCGAATATCCGCAGAACCGGGATGCACGGTAGCACCGGAACTGTAAGAGCGTCAACCGGTTTTTTCGACGGAACGCGCGCGGGACGGTTCGGAGTGGTAGGAGATCGGGCCGTGGGCGGGGAGGCGGACGAGCGCCCTGCCGTCCCCCACGCTCTGCTCGGCGCCCAGTTCGGCCCAGAGGCCGGCGGCGGCCCGGAGGCGTCGATCGGCACGAAGCGCCTCGCCGCCGTCGGAGAGGGAGCCGATATGGAAGCCGACCCGCACCTGCTCATCGCGGAGAGAGGTTTGGATGTGAATCGCCTTGCCGGCGCCGGCGGTCTCCAGGAAGGCGTCGAGCACGTAGTAGAGCGCCTCGAAGAGTGTGTTGGGGCGGGAGAGAACCGGAGGGAGGTCGCCCAGGCGGCGCTCGAACCAGGCGCTGCGGGCGCGGTCCTCCGGCATGCTTCGGATCACCTGCTCCACCACGTCGTTCAGGTCCACGGGCGACCAGTCTTCGCGGATCTCCGCCGTGTCTTCGCCGGAGAGCAGCTGCCGCCGGAGGTCCTCCAGCAGGCGGCCCGTGTCGTGCTGGACCGATCCGGAGTCCTCCAGAAGGAAGGGGAGGGCCACCACTTTTTCGAAGCGGTGGATTTCCTCGCGCGCCTTCCCGCGATCCTCCTCGGAGAGGTCGCCGTCCTGAAGAAGACGATAGAGACCGAGGAGGGCGGCCAGATCCTCCCGATACCCGCCGAGGATCTCCAGGTTCTCGGTGATCCGGCCGAGCAGTTCCTCCGGCGGGAGTAGCCGGGTGCGGTCGACCACGGGCTCGGGCGGCTTGCGGGCGGGAGCGCGAGGGGGAGGAGCGTCCTCGCCGCGGATGCCGCGCAACGGCCGGCCCATCTCGCCGAGAAAACGCTCGACCTCGTGGCGGAACTCGACGGCGATATGCTCGTCCCGGGACATCGCCCGCCGGCCCGGCCGGAGCAGCAGGTAGATCAACACGGAGTTGACCAGCCCGCCGAAGACGAGCACCACCGCCGCGGCGCTCCCCTGGTCGGGAATTCCGACGCCGAAGACGACCGAGCCGAGCGCCGCCGCGGTGACCAGCACGGCCACGGCGACCAAGAAAATGCGGAACCCGTTCTTGGACATGGAGTTCCCCCATCGACCCGGCCAAAAAACGCACCTCCGGCCGCGGTCTCTCTCCCCAATGATCGGTCAAGAACACGCGCAACTTGAACTTAAGAAGCCGCGGCGGGGACGGATCGCTCCGCGCGGGGGAGACGGGGAAATCGGCTTGCAACCCCGGCCGGGCGCGGATAGTTTCGACGAAAAGGAGACCATCCGAGGCGGAGAGGAGACGAAAGACGGTGGCGGCGGCGGCCCGGAAAGAGAGCGCGATGGAATCCGGCGAAGGTCGCGCCCGCGGTCTCCGGCGCTACGCGCCCCTTCTTCTCTTTTTATTTCTTTACGCGGTTTTGGTCTTCCTGTTCCGCGGTTTCGTCATCGACGACAGCTACATCACCTTCCGCGACGCCGACAACATCGCCCGCGGCGGCGCGCCCAGTTTCAACGCGGACGACGCGGTCCCCGTCGAGGGATACACCAGCTTCCTCTGGGTCGCCCTCTCCGCGGCGGCGATCCGGTGCGGGATCGATCCTCTGGCGGCGGCGAGGGCGATCGCGGTCGCCGCCTGCGCGAAGGGGCGGGCCGCGCGGTCCGTGAATGCGCGACGGCCCTTCTTCCCTTTCTCGCCCTCTACCTCCCGTATTTCATTTGGCGCTTTTCGACCTACGATCTTCCCTTTCCGAACAGTTACTATGCAAAGAGAATCGCTCACGCCGGCGTTCCCTATCTGAGGGAGCGGGCGATCCATCTGGGCCCGATCCTCCTCCTCGCCGCGGCGGCCCTCATTCCGCGGATCGCGCGGCGGAGCGTCCCCCGCTGGGGCGTCCTTCTCTGGGCGATGGCGCTCACGGCGGCGCCGGTCCTCTGGAACATGCTCACGGTGATGGCGTGGGACTGGAGGCTCGTGCTGCACCTGCAACCGCTTTTCTATCTGCTCGCCGCCTCGCCGATCGCGGCGATCGCTTCCGGCGGCGGCCGTGCTCGCCGCGGTACTCCTCCTCTGGGCTCTTCATCCGGAACGTCTCCCGTCGCGGATCGAGCAAGCCCACCGGATCGGCGAGGGGCTGCGCGCCGCCCATCTCCGGATCGGACGGTGGCTCCGCGAAGACTTTCCGCCGGAGACGGTGATCGCCGTTCTGGACACCGGGGCGATCCCCTACGTCTCTCGGCTCCATGCGATCGACATCGCCAACGTGCCTCTGAACAACCGGAGACTGGCGATGGGGGAATACACGCGGGTCGATTTCTGGAAGGACGATCCGGACCTGATCATCGTGCGCGAGGACGCCGAGGGGCGGCTCGCCTTCCATCCGGTCCGCAAGGTGCTGATTGAGGACGCCGTCCGGAAGAACTACCGCGGGATCCGCCACGCCAAATACGGCGAGGATTACTTCCTCACCGTCCTCGCCAAGCCGGATGCGATCCCCAGAAAACCCTGAACCGAGAGAAGAGACCCCGCGGACCGCGAGCCGGAACCGCGGCGGGAAGTTCGTGCGGGATCCCGCCTAGGTCTTCTGCTCCTTCTTCTTCGCCGCCGGGAAGAGGATGTTGTTCAGGATCAGGCGGTAGCCGGGGGAATTGCGATGGAGGGAGAGGTCGGTGGGCGGGTCGCCCACAGCGTGTTGGTAGTCCTCCGGGTCGTGGCCGCCCAGGAAGGAAAAGGTGCCGCGGCCGAAATTGCCGTGCAGATATTTGATTTCGTCGCTCCCCTCCTTCTCGCCGAGCACGACCACTTCCTTCTTGACGGTGGAACGCCGGAAAGCGGTGGTCTGCCCCAGAAATCCCTTCACCACCGAAACATGACACTGGGTGAGCATGGAGGCGATCGGGTCGTGCTTGGCGGAGAACTCGAAGAGGGTGAAGTAATCCCGCTCCGGATCGGCCTGGGCGTAGTTGGAGACGTCGATGTCGGAGTATTCGTAGACGAGCGGGTTCATGACGAGACGGAAGTTTTCGAAGGCGAGGGTCTCCGAGAAATCGAGCTTCGCCTGGGCGTTGGGGTCGGGCGGATCGCCGTCGTACATGACGTCGCAGATGTCGGTCTTCCACGCCGCGAGGGCGATGTCGTAGGTGTCGGTGGCGGAGCACATGGAGAAGAGAAAGCCCCCCCGGGAGATGAAGTTCCGGATCTTCCGCGCCACCGCCTTCTTGTGCTCGGAGACCTTGTCGAAACCCGCCTCGCGGGCGCGGCTTTCGTAGAGCGCCTGCTGCCGGCGGTACCAGTCCGTGTTCTGGAAGCTGGCGTAGAACTTGCCGTACTGGCCGGTGAAGTCCTCGTGGTGCAGGTGGAGCCAGTCGTATTTCTCCAGCTCGCCCGCGAGCACCTCGTCGTCCCAGAGGGTGGAATAGGGGATCTCGGCGTAGGTGAGCGCCAGAGTGACCGCGTCGTCCCAGGGCTGTTTGTTCGGCGGCGTGTAGATCGCCACCTTGGGCGCCTTCTCGAGGAGCACGGCGGCCATGTTCTCCCCTTCGATGCGATCGAGAATCCGCGTTCGTTCCGCCGCGGAGATCTCTTCGATCCGGACCCCCTGCAGGCGCGCCCGGTTCTCCAGGAAAGCGCCCCCCTCCATCAGAAAGGAGCCGGCCCGATAGTTGAGAAGCCACTGGATTTTCACGCCCTGTTCGAGCGCCCAGTAGGCGACGCCGTACGCCTTCAGGTGGTCCGTCTGTGCCAGATCCATCGGGACGAGCCAGATTTCGGCGCGGGCGGGGGCGGCGAGCGCCAGGAGAATCGCGGCCGCTACGATCGCTTTGCGTTTAAATCTCATTTCGTCCCTCCGCCTTCGCCCTCTTGCGACGCACCTCCTCGGCGAGAATGCTGTTCGGATAGTCCACCAAGAAACGCTCGTACTGGGCGACGCCGGCGGTCAGGTCGCCGAGCCTTTCGGCGAGGATGTCGCCGATCCGCATCCGTGCGCGGTGCGCGAGGCGCGCCTCGGGGTACTCGCCGATCAGTTCCTCCAGGATCCGGATCGCGTCCCGGTAGCGGCCCTCCTCCTCCTCGATCCGCGCGAGCTGCCAGGTCAGCTCGTCCCGCAGGTTCGATAGGAGTAGCGTACCGAGCATCTCCTCGATCCGCGTCCGCGCCTCTTCGTAGCGTCTGTTCTCCATCAGCAGGAGGCACTCGGCGTAGGCGCGGAGCGGTCCGTCGCCGGCGTCCCGATTGTCGCCGATGAAAATCGACGCCTCGATGGCGTCGTTCAGGTACGCGCCGAGCGGATAGAGATCGATCACCCGGCGGTACTCGACGAGGGCGCCTTCGAAATCGCCGGAGAGGAAGAGGGTCCGCCCCTTCTCGAAGATCGCCCGCTCGCGGATCTCGTCGCTCCCGCCGAGCCGCTCCAACGCCTCGTACTCCGCCAGCGCCCCGGCGAAACCGCCCGAGAGACGGTGCGCCCCGGCGAGAGCGAAACGGATCTCCGTCTCCCCTTCCCCCGGCTCGGCTCCCTCCAGAAGCGCCTGCAGGATCGGGACGGCGCGCTCCGGCTCGCCCAGGTCCTCGGCGTAGACCGCCGCCTGCTCGAATCGCGCCCGTCGCGCCTCGCGGGCGTTGCGCGTTTCCCCGGCGATTCTCTCGTAGGTGCCGACCGCCTTTTCCGGGCTCCCCATGCTCCTCTGCACGCGGCCGAGAAGGAAGAGCGCTTCGAGCAGCGTGGAGGGGCGGTCGCAGCGGTTCACCGTCGCGTCCAGGGCGCGGGCCGCCTCTTCGTAGCATTCTCCCTTTACCGCGCCGCGAGCGAAGGAGAGAAGGTAGGCGCCGCAGCGCGGCTGCGCTCTCTCCAACTCCTCGTACTCGGCGAGCGCCGGCCCG
This sequence is a window from Candidatus Eisenbacteria bacterium. Protein-coding genes within it:
- a CDS encoding class I SAM-dependent methyltransferase, whose translation is MPRQDSPRTADRTTWSHGWFYHAFYDGPLGEARRVVVDLVPEGARVLDIASGTGVLCRDLRAAKPCRVVGVELSRKMLRFAEAHKGFDDIRFTYGDATCLDDSGLGKFDYATMLFLLHELPAPQRVLALAEALRLAEHVVVVDSHVPFPRNAHAAVLHLVESLSGAEHHRCFMDYLARGGIMGVVSELGSQVSVTHKTTFWHGCRDAVVLARQGA
- a CDS encoding isoprenylcysteine carboxylmethyltransferase family protein, coding for MTRLVSRLLLLLGILAALLFLPAGRWDWPQAWVFLLSLGVVFLLYALWGTYKDPEQLRERSRIARNVKRWDKIILAVYTALLPPVFILAGFDAGRFRWSKVPFGVQVSAWAGLLVCVALIFWTVTTNTYLSRLARIQEERGQVVVTSGPYRYIRHPMYLGILIFFLCLGPALGSWYTLIPGLAIDVLFVVRTAKEDEMLREELVGYEDYARRVSYRLIPGVW
- a CDS encoding asparagine synthetase B, producing the protein MVAAAILLALAAPARAEIWLVPMDLAQTDHLKAYGVAYWALEQGVKIQWLLNYRAGSFLMEGGAFLENRARLQGVRIEEISAAERTRILDRIEGENMAAVLLEKAPKVAIYTPPNKQPWDDAVTLALTYAEIPYSTLWDDEVLAGELEKYDWLHLHHEDFTGQYGKFYASFQNTDWYRRQQALYESRAREAGFDKVSEHKKAVARKIRNFISRGGFLFSMCSATDTYDIALAAWKTDICDVMYDGDPPDPNAQAKLDFSETLAFENFRLVMNPLVYEYSDIDVSNYAQADPERDYFTLFEFSAKHDPIASMLTQCHVSVVKGFLGQTTAFRRSTVKKEVVVLGEKEGSDEIKYLHGNFGRGTFSFLGGHDPEDYQHAVGDPPTDLSLHRNSPGYRLILNNILFPAAKKKEQKT
- the thiL gene encoding thiamine-phosphate kinase; the protein is MNAAEFSERGLIASFRELFAETSERTLLGIGDDAAVLRTGSPTLVITTDAFSEWVHFRVDHIAPDQLGEKMVTATVSDCAAMGCVPRWLTVALAAPSETPAHRIHSIYEGLKRGCERYDCDLVGGDTVRAMSDLCVSLTAVGEPCGESVLTRSGAAEGDDLYVTGRLGGPAAAILLLREAPERSTEEAFREAMFRFLHPEARIAEGRLLATRLGASSAIDISDGLSADVAHLAEESRVGFRVEREELPVLPSALAVAEALQVPGELFALHGGEEFELLFTLDPGREEEVYAAFDEAGLPVPTRIGAAAAAEDGILLVDRRGDGEPLIDSGFDHFAGEG
- a CDS encoding tetratricopeptide repeat protein, with translation MKARRSADSGGWGKVFAAAAFAALLLFAARVSAADPPDRNDDARYQRQMEEAGRLLRRADAERAARIYADLLEQRPGNRDAFIGFVRARIAAYQLEGLEDGVKARSALSPEDAEIALLLGDVRSAAGDPSGAVAAWRAALPLFENPEDGYRELARRMSERRMLIDAIAILREGRAALAGGYLFAAELAYLYDLTGDGPAAARECVRAVATDAMKGAEGLRRLRELRGNGLVARYPIDTMRALLDSIPSRAALREVLAACYMDEGACGPALAEYEELERAQPRCGAYLLSFARGAVKGECYEEAARALDATVNRCDRPSTLLEALFLLGRVQRSMGSPEKAVGTYERIAGETRNAREARRARFEQAAVYAEDLGEPERAVPILQALLEGAEPGEGETEIRFALAGAHRLSGGFAGALAEYEALERLGGSDEIRERAIFEKGRTLFLSGDFEGALVEYRRVIDLYPLGAYLNDAIEASIFIGDNRDAGDGPLRAYAECLLLMENRRYEEARTRIEEMLGTLLLSNLRDELTWQLARIEEEEGRYRDAIRILEELIGEYPEARLAHRARMRIGDILAERLGDLTAGVAQYERFLVDYPNSILAEEVRRKRAKAEGRNEI
- a CDS encoding linear amide C-N hydrolase; translation: MNRMDKSTVTATNGYKRIVRLIWIFSCAIGLTGAGAEMSAAGGCTSFCLCGDGRAIVGKNLDWSIEEGVLCLNPRGLHKKAFVDSTERALEWVSTYASVSFNQLGREFPLGGMNEAGLVVEELAYWPSRFPPPDERPVVNELQWIQYQLDAHASVAEVIERGPDVSPRPLLFGLHYFVADASGDAAVIEFLNGKRIVHHGSGLPIPVLTNDTYKNSVRYLSNFTGFGGTLSVSDGHESPERFVRAATMLREFERGRSSTDPVPHAFAILASTAQEDTQWSIVYDAGERTVRFRTASVPAERIVRLAALDPECDGPILALDLSDPRDGDIGEYLAPWSPEDQERLVSGVLARLAGERIVEDRLRERFQKALVRYGSVVPRCEGVR
- a CDS encoding NAD(P)H-hydrate dehydratase, with protein sequence MEILSPEEMRETDRVAIEEMGIPSLDLMECAGSAVGRAIRERVGMTQGRVVVLCGKGNNGGDGMVVARWLSSRGQEAEVILFCRGEDLRGDAAVNYALLRDLPVPLHELPDDSRDSFAAERIAGADLLVDALLGTGFAGAPRGRVAEAIRLTHRWPGMIVALDVPSGVNGANGAVEGDVVRADWTVTLCRPKQGLYLYPGREYAGRIVTVPIGIPADALARVGPKTFLFDEESASPLIRLRRRDAHKGNFGRILIAGGSPCLTGAPLLAGRAALRSGAGLVTLGVPSSLQSLYAARVMELMTLPLADREGTHTGEGARIFLDDPGRFDTLAVGPGFGRGGDQEAFVDEVLARWEGPVVFDADALRTLAGKEDRMRASRAKVILTPHLGELEAMTGATREAIVEDRIGFVRRWAERVGAILVLKGNPTLVADPEGYVSLNTTGNPGMATAGSGDVLTGIVAALLGTGLGAADAARLGVWLHGRAGDLAAGRKGEAGMIAGDLVEALPATLHPLEKKAGLER